The proteins below come from a single Cannabis sativa cultivar Pink pepper isolate KNU-18-1 chromosome 3, ASM2916894v1, whole genome shotgun sequence genomic window:
- the LOC115709349 gene encoding peroxisome biogenesis protein 7 has protein sequence MPFFKTPFNGYSVKFSPFYENRLAVATAQNFGILGNGRLHVLDLSPSPGGPITELAGYDTADGVYDIAWSESHDSLLVAAIADGSVKLYDLALPPTSNPIRSLKEHTREVQSADYNPIRRDSFITSSWDDTIKLWTLDRPTSVRTFKEHAYCVYAAVWNPRHGDVFASASGDCTVRIWDVREPGSTMILPAHEFEILSCDWNKYDDCCIVTGSVDKSIKVWDVRSFRTPVSVLNGHEYAVRKVKFSPHRQSLIVSCSYDMSVCLWDYMVEDALVGRYDHHTEFAVGVDMSVLVDGLFASTGWDELVYVWQHGTDPRAP, from the coding sequence ATGCCATTCTTCAAAACCCCTTTCAATGGCTACTCAGTCAAATTCAGTCCCTTCTACGAGAACCGCTTAGCCGTAGCCACCGCCCAAAACTTCGGAATCCTCGGCAACGGCCGTCTTCACGTCCTCGACCTCTCCCCTTCTCCCGGCGGCCCAATCACCGAGCTCGCCGGATACGACACCGCCGACGGAGTCTACGACATCGCATGGTCCGAATCCCACGATTCCTTACTCGTCGCCGCCATAGCCGATGGCTCCGTCAAGCTCTACGACCTAGCTCTTCCACCCACTTCAAACCCCATTCGCTCTCTCAAAGAACACACTCGCGAAGTTCAGTCCGCCGATTACAACCCTATTCGCCGCGATTCTTTCATAACCTCGTCTTGGGACGATACGATCAAGCTGTGGACTTTAGATCGACCCACGAGTGTACGGACTTTCAAGGAACATGCGTACTGCGTCTACGCCGCTGTTTGGAACCCTCGTCACGGCGATGTTTTCGCTTCTGCTTCGGGGGATTGTACCGTACGGATCTGGGATGTTCGTGAGCCTGGATCGACTATGATTCTACCTGCTCACGAGTTTGAGATTCTCTCGTGTGATTGGAACAAGTACGACGATTGTTGTATCGTTACTGGTTCGGTGGACAAATCGATTAAGGTTTGGGATGTGAGGAGTTTCAGAACACCTGTTTCGGTTCTTAATGGACACGAGTATGCAGTTAGGAAGGTGAAATTTTCTCCTCATAGACAGAGTTTGATTGTTTCTTGTTCGTATGATATGTCTGTTTGTTTGTGGGATTATATGGTTGAAGATGCTCTTGTTGGGAGGTATGATCATCATACTGAATTTGCTGTTGGAGTTGATATGAGTGTTCTTGTTGATGGGCTTTTTGCTAGCACTGGTTGGGATGAGCTTGTTTATGTTTGGCAACATGGCACTGATCCCAGAGCACCTTAA
- the LOC115709348 gene encoding uncharacterized protein LOC115709348 isoform X2 yields MDQSRTNKQYQYNSIEPGNESYQSSSQSFMPETHGSIRGSMRVPTPNTEVKPGLNYSLQTGEEFALEFIRDRVNQWKPLLPNTVGDVSGYMELKGMLGISHTGSESGSDISMLNATEKGPTQYDRKNSSAHEDRSIYASTQSVQRMSSGYESNRGVSHGYASSGASDSSSSKMKVLCSFGGKVLPRPSDGKLRYVGGETRIVRIRKDISWQELTQKIFSIYNQTSIIKYQLPGEDLDALVSVSCDEDLQNMMEECSDLGSREGSQKLRIFLFSMNDLEDAQFGINSMDGDSEVQYVVAVNGMDLSSRKSSSMHGFTSSSTNNLGALERRSVEKEKNMAAAVGPAGVSNVGLNNNFVSSSIIQSSEPVIPPVSSNAYENNPHFYHGEMMHHGENMINPLYNSQVASSYAPFVEVPASMPFYGMMGGQQGYSTGQLLGGSTVDNLEVPVTHANVKSDVSMQQQNSNSEYIPKEDASHTVTSLEEGQRSLSSKNVGRCQEPNNISPMIDSGNLPPVPKFNEDDHQSHGYVRSDSSVSDQTYHEPPALPQRVFYSEKIPREQLGLLSRLSKSDDSYGSQFVMPQQQSDTTTQQNSITNDSENSQKDGKLPPQAEVSFLTSTPLPVDTHTVDDGLTQLEQYKEFADSVCQMNAELLQNVDGESTKQAIPNNVEDVNEDNIVKSDQEAVSLRNEQKKLVTDETPQQATSAYPDGNQTPSVEQHVDPSNNHPGHDFHVATENFPSSTEVQGDILIDIEDRFPRDLLSDIFSKAILSKDSPGVDLMHNDGPGVSLNMENHEPKRWSYFQKLAQEGFDQKDFSLMDQDLHFASALRKDEGEPPMVVSAEGISPHRVAPQPKFGEINHNELSGPTEGDSSLHPNYEHSQAKDTESMQFDRMMENLRVQESGYEDGNFQSRTSGLPPLDPSLGDLDISTLQAIKDEDLEELRELGSGTFGTVYHGKWRGTDVAIKRIKKSCFTGRSSEQERLTVEFWREADILSKLHHPNVVAFYGVVQDGPGATLATVTEFMVDGSLRHVLLRKDRYLDRRKRLIIAMDAAFGMEYLHSKNIVHFDLKCDNLLVNLKDPLRPICKVGDFGLSKIKRNTLVSGGVRGTLPWMAPELLNGSSNKVSEKVDVFSFGIVLWEILTSEEPYANMHYGAIIGGIVNNTLRPTIPSYCDAEWRTLMEECWAPNPMVRPSFTEIACRLREMSTAAASQAKAQAQKPPK; encoded by the exons ATGGATCAATCAAGAACAAATAAGCAGTATCAGTACAATTCCATTGAACCCGGAAATGAGTCATATCAGTCCTCATCTCAATCATTTATGCCTGAAACTCATGGCAGTATACGCGGTAGTATGAGAGTCCCAACACCGAATACAGAAGTTAAACCCGGGCTTAATTATTCCTTACAGACGGGTGAGGAATTTGCTCTGGAATTTATTCGTGATCGAGTGAATCAATGGAAACCTTTGCTTCCGAATACTGTTGGGGATGTTTCGGGTTATATGGAACTCAAAGGGATGTTAGGTATCAGCCATACGGGGTCTGAAAGTGGGTCAGATATTTCGATGCTTAATGCAACTGAAAAAGGCCCGACACAATATGATCGAAAAAATTCATCAGCACATGAAGATAGGAGTATTTATGCGTCGACTCAGTCAGTACAACGGATGTCATCGGGCTATGAGAGTAATCGAGGAGTTAGTCATGGCTATGCTTCTTCTGGAGCCTCTGATAGCTCTTCTTCGAAGATGAAGGTTCTTTGTAGCTTTGGTGGTAAAGTTCTACCTCGGCCTAGTGATGGGAAGCTTAGATATGTTGGTGGGGAAACACGCATTGTCCGTATCAGAAAAGATATTTCTTGGCAGGAACTAACTCAGAAAATCTTTTCGATTTATAACCAAACTAGCATCATTAAGTATCAGCTACCCGGGGAAGATCTTGATGCACTGGTTTCGGTGTCTTGTGATGAGGATCTGCAGAACATGATGGAGGAATGCAGTGATTTAGGAAGTAGAGAAGGTTCACAAAAgcttagaatatttttattctcTATGAATGATTTGGAAGATGCTCAGTTTGGTATCAATAGCATGGATGGTGATTCCGAGGTTCAGTATGTAGTTGCTGTCAATGGCATGGACCTGAGTTCAAGAAAAAGCTCGAGTATGCATGGATTTACAAGCTCATCAACAAACAATTTAGGTGCGTTAGAAAGACGAAGTGTTGAGAAAGAGAAGAACATGGCAGCAGCAGTAGGCCCAGCTGGTGTGAGCAATGTTGGTTTGAATAACAATTTTGTTTCATCGTCGATAATCCAATCTTCAGAACCAGTTATACCGCCAGTTTCCTCAAATGCTTACGAAAATAACCCTCATTTTTATCATGGCGAAATGATGCATCATGGAGAGAATATGATTAATCCATTGTACAACAGCCAAGTTGCATCTAGTTACGCCCCTTTTGTAGAAGTCCCTGCTTCGATGCCTTTCTATGGGATGATGGGTGGTCAACAAGGATATTCAACGGGACAGTTACTCGGTGGCTCTACAGTAGACAATTTGGAGGTGCCTGTAACTCATGCGAATGTAAAATCTGATGTTTCGATGCAACAGCAAAATAGTAACTCTGAATATATTCCAAAGGAAGATGCATCGCATACAGTTACTTCATTGGAAGAAGGTCAACGCTCGTTGTCTTCAAAAAACGTTGGAAGGTGCCAGGAACCTAACAATATTTCTCCTATGATTGATTCAGGAAATCTACCTCCGGTGCCTAAATTCAACGAGGATGATCATCAGTCTCATGGTTATGTTAGGTCTGATTCGAGTGTAAGCGACCAGACCTACCACGAACCTCCAGCACTTCCTCAGAGAGTTTTCTATTCGGAGAAAATACCAAGGGAGCAGTTGGGGTTGCTGAGTAGATTATCAAAGTCGGATGACTCGTATGGTTCCCAATTTGTCATGCCTCAACAACAGTCTGATACTACTACCCAGCAGAATTCAATTACGAATGATTCTGAAAATTCGCAGAAAGATGGAAAGCTACCTCCTCAGGCTGAAGTTTCCTTCTTAACATCAACACCATTGCCTGTGGATACTCATACTGTTGATGATGGACTTACCCAACTTGAACAGTATAAAGAGTTTGCTGATTCGGTTTGTCAAATGAATGCTGAGCTTTTGCAAAATGTGGATGGTGAGTCGACGAAGCAGGCAATACCGAACAATGTAGAAGATGTTAATGAGGACAACATTGTCAAGTCTGACCAAGAAGCAGTTTCCTTGAGAAATGAGCAGAAGAAACTCGTAACTGATGAAACCCCACAACAAGCAACATCTGCATATCCAGATGGAAACCAGACACCTTCTGTGGAGCAACATGTTGATCCTTCAAACAATCATCCAGGGCATGACTTTCATGTGGCCACCGAAAATTTTCCATCTTCAACCGAAGTGCAGGGAGATATCCTTATTGACATTGAAGACCGATTTCCTCGTGATTTGCTTTCTGACATTTTCTCCAAAGCAATACTGTCTAAAGATTCACCTGGTGTTGATTTGATGCACAACGACGGGCCTGGTGTTAGTTTGAACATGGAAAATCATGAACCGAAGCGCTGGTCATATTTTCAGAAGTTGGCACAAGAAGGATTTGATCAGAAAGACTTTTCTCTTATGGACCAGGATCTTCATTTTGCATCTGCACTAAGAAAAGATGAAGGAGAGCCTCCTATGGTTGTATCTGCTGAAGGAATTTCACCGCACCGTGTTGCTCCACAACCAAAATTTGGTGAAATCAACCATAACGAATTATCTGGACCAACTGAAGGCGATTCAAGTCTGCATCCAAATTATGAACACTCCCAAGCAAAGGACACCGAAAGCATGCAATTTGATCGTATGATGGAAAACCTTAGAGTTCAGGAGTCGGGATATGAG GATGGAAATTTTCAGTCCAGGACATCCGGTCTACCTCCGTTAGATCCTTCCCTGGGCGATCTGGATATTAGCACATTGCAG GCCATAAAGGATGAAGATCTTGAAGAGCTTAGGGAATTGGGTTCAGGTACCTTTGGGACTGTGTATCATGGAAAATGGAGGGGAACAGACGTTGCGATTAAGAGAATAAAGAAGAGTTGCTTTACCGGAAGATCATCAGAACAAGAGAGATTG ACTGTTGAATTCTGGCGAGAAGCCGATATTCTTTCAAAGCTTCACCATCCAAATGTTGTAGCGTTTTATGGTGTAGTGCAAGATGGACCAGGGGCCACGTTAGCTACTGTAACCGAGTTCATGGTTGATGGTTCTCTAAGGCATGTTTTACTTCGAAAAGATAG GTATCTTGATCGCCGCAAGCGTCTTATAATCGCTATGGATGCAGCATTTGGAATGGAATATTTACACTCAAAGAATATTGTCCATTTCGATTTGAAGTGTGACAACTTGCTTGTGAACTTGAAAGATCCTTTAAGGCCAATTTGCAAG GTTGGTGATTTTGGGCTTTCAAAAATAAAACGAAATACATTGGTTTCTGGCGGTGTTCGTGGAACATTACCATGGATGGCCCCAGAGTTGCTGAATGGCAGCAGCAACAAGGTTTCTGAGAAG GTTGATGTCTTTTCCTTTGGTATTGTTTTGTGGGAGATTCTCACCAGTGAGGAGCCCTATGCCAACATGCATTATGGTGCAATTATCG GAGGTATAGTGAATAATACATTGAGGCCGACGATTCCAAGTTACTGTGATGCGGAATGGAGAACGCTGATGGAGGAGTGCTGGGCACCTAATCCTATGGTGAGGCCATCCTTCACAGAAATCGCATGTCGCTTACGCGAAATGTCTACAGCTGCAGCTAGCCAAGCCAAAGCACAAGCTCAGAAGCCACCTAAATAA
- the LOC115709348 gene encoding uncharacterized protein LOC115709348 isoform X1, whose protein sequence is MDQSRTNKQYQYNSIEPGNESYQSSSQSFMPETHGSIRGSMRVPTPNTEVKPGLNYSLQTGEEFALEFIRDRVNQWKPLLPNTVGDVSGYMELKGMLGISHTGSESGSDISMLNATEKGPTQYDRKNSSAHEDRSIYASTQSVQRMSSGYESNRGVSHGYASSGASDSSSSKMKVLCSFGGKVLPRPSDGKLRYVGGETRIVRIRKDISWQELTQKIFSIYNQTSIIKYQLPGEDLDALVSVSCDEDLQNMMEECSDLGSREGSQKLRIFLFSMNDLEDAQFGINSMDGDSEVQYVVAVNGMDLSSRKSSSMHGFTSSSTNNLGALERRSVEKEKNMAAAVGPAGVSNVGLNNNFVSSSIIQSSEPVIPPVSSNAYENNPHFYHGEMMHHGENMINPLYNSQVASSYAPFVEVPASMPFYGMMGGQQGYSTGQLLGGSTVDNLEVPVTHANVKSDVSMQQQNSNSEYIPKEDASHTVTSLEEGQRSLSSKNVGRCQEPNNISPMIDSGNLPPVPKFNEDDHQSHGYVRSDSSVSDQTYHEPPALPQRVFYSEKIPREQLGLLSRLSKSDDSYGSQFVMPQQQSDTTTQQNSITNDSENSQKDGKLPPQAEVSFLTSTPLPVDTHTVDDGLTQLEQYKEFADSVCQMNAELLQNVDGESTKQAIPNNVEDVNEDNIVKSDQEAVSLRNEQKKLVTDETPQQATSAYPDGNQTPSVEQHVDPSNNHPGHDFHVATENFPSSTEVQGDILIDIEDRFPRDLLSDIFSKAILSKDSPGVDLMHNDGPGVSLNMENHEPKRWSYFQKLAQEGFDQKDFSLMDQDLHFASALRKDEGEPPMVVSAEGISPHRVAPQPKFGEINHNELSGPTEGDSSLHPNYEHSQAKDTESMQFDRMMENLRVQESGYEDGNFQSRTSGLPPLDPSLGDLDISTLQAIKDEDLEELRELGSGTFGTVYHGKWRGTDVAIKRIKKSCFTGRSSEQERLTVEFWREADILSKLHHPNVVAFYGVVQDGPGATLATVTEFMVDGSLRHVLLRKDRYLDRRKRLIIAMDAAFGMEYLHSKNIVHFDLKCDNLLVNLKDPLRPICKVGDFGLSKIKRNTLVSGGVRGTLPWMAPELLNGSSNKVSEKVDVFSFGIVLWEILTSEEPYANMHYGAIIGMSLSFSFHTHKVHCSSWFLSIESFAKIIVYTHTGGIVNNTLRPTIPSYCDAEWRTLMEECWAPNPMVRPSFTEIACRLREMSTAAASQAKAQAQKPPK, encoded by the exons ATGGATCAATCAAGAACAAATAAGCAGTATCAGTACAATTCCATTGAACCCGGAAATGAGTCATATCAGTCCTCATCTCAATCATTTATGCCTGAAACTCATGGCAGTATACGCGGTAGTATGAGAGTCCCAACACCGAATACAGAAGTTAAACCCGGGCTTAATTATTCCTTACAGACGGGTGAGGAATTTGCTCTGGAATTTATTCGTGATCGAGTGAATCAATGGAAACCTTTGCTTCCGAATACTGTTGGGGATGTTTCGGGTTATATGGAACTCAAAGGGATGTTAGGTATCAGCCATACGGGGTCTGAAAGTGGGTCAGATATTTCGATGCTTAATGCAACTGAAAAAGGCCCGACACAATATGATCGAAAAAATTCATCAGCACATGAAGATAGGAGTATTTATGCGTCGACTCAGTCAGTACAACGGATGTCATCGGGCTATGAGAGTAATCGAGGAGTTAGTCATGGCTATGCTTCTTCTGGAGCCTCTGATAGCTCTTCTTCGAAGATGAAGGTTCTTTGTAGCTTTGGTGGTAAAGTTCTACCTCGGCCTAGTGATGGGAAGCTTAGATATGTTGGTGGGGAAACACGCATTGTCCGTATCAGAAAAGATATTTCTTGGCAGGAACTAACTCAGAAAATCTTTTCGATTTATAACCAAACTAGCATCATTAAGTATCAGCTACCCGGGGAAGATCTTGATGCACTGGTTTCGGTGTCTTGTGATGAGGATCTGCAGAACATGATGGAGGAATGCAGTGATTTAGGAAGTAGAGAAGGTTCACAAAAgcttagaatatttttattctcTATGAATGATTTGGAAGATGCTCAGTTTGGTATCAATAGCATGGATGGTGATTCCGAGGTTCAGTATGTAGTTGCTGTCAATGGCATGGACCTGAGTTCAAGAAAAAGCTCGAGTATGCATGGATTTACAAGCTCATCAACAAACAATTTAGGTGCGTTAGAAAGACGAAGTGTTGAGAAAGAGAAGAACATGGCAGCAGCAGTAGGCCCAGCTGGTGTGAGCAATGTTGGTTTGAATAACAATTTTGTTTCATCGTCGATAATCCAATCTTCAGAACCAGTTATACCGCCAGTTTCCTCAAATGCTTACGAAAATAACCCTCATTTTTATCATGGCGAAATGATGCATCATGGAGAGAATATGATTAATCCATTGTACAACAGCCAAGTTGCATCTAGTTACGCCCCTTTTGTAGAAGTCCCTGCTTCGATGCCTTTCTATGGGATGATGGGTGGTCAACAAGGATATTCAACGGGACAGTTACTCGGTGGCTCTACAGTAGACAATTTGGAGGTGCCTGTAACTCATGCGAATGTAAAATCTGATGTTTCGATGCAACAGCAAAATAGTAACTCTGAATATATTCCAAAGGAAGATGCATCGCATACAGTTACTTCATTGGAAGAAGGTCAACGCTCGTTGTCTTCAAAAAACGTTGGAAGGTGCCAGGAACCTAACAATATTTCTCCTATGATTGATTCAGGAAATCTACCTCCGGTGCCTAAATTCAACGAGGATGATCATCAGTCTCATGGTTATGTTAGGTCTGATTCGAGTGTAAGCGACCAGACCTACCACGAACCTCCAGCACTTCCTCAGAGAGTTTTCTATTCGGAGAAAATACCAAGGGAGCAGTTGGGGTTGCTGAGTAGATTATCAAAGTCGGATGACTCGTATGGTTCCCAATTTGTCATGCCTCAACAACAGTCTGATACTACTACCCAGCAGAATTCAATTACGAATGATTCTGAAAATTCGCAGAAAGATGGAAAGCTACCTCCTCAGGCTGAAGTTTCCTTCTTAACATCAACACCATTGCCTGTGGATACTCATACTGTTGATGATGGACTTACCCAACTTGAACAGTATAAAGAGTTTGCTGATTCGGTTTGTCAAATGAATGCTGAGCTTTTGCAAAATGTGGATGGTGAGTCGACGAAGCAGGCAATACCGAACAATGTAGAAGATGTTAATGAGGACAACATTGTCAAGTCTGACCAAGAAGCAGTTTCCTTGAGAAATGAGCAGAAGAAACTCGTAACTGATGAAACCCCACAACAAGCAACATCTGCATATCCAGATGGAAACCAGACACCTTCTGTGGAGCAACATGTTGATCCTTCAAACAATCATCCAGGGCATGACTTTCATGTGGCCACCGAAAATTTTCCATCTTCAACCGAAGTGCAGGGAGATATCCTTATTGACATTGAAGACCGATTTCCTCGTGATTTGCTTTCTGACATTTTCTCCAAAGCAATACTGTCTAAAGATTCACCTGGTGTTGATTTGATGCACAACGACGGGCCTGGTGTTAGTTTGAACATGGAAAATCATGAACCGAAGCGCTGGTCATATTTTCAGAAGTTGGCACAAGAAGGATTTGATCAGAAAGACTTTTCTCTTATGGACCAGGATCTTCATTTTGCATCTGCACTAAGAAAAGATGAAGGAGAGCCTCCTATGGTTGTATCTGCTGAAGGAATTTCACCGCACCGTGTTGCTCCACAACCAAAATTTGGTGAAATCAACCATAACGAATTATCTGGACCAACTGAAGGCGATTCAAGTCTGCATCCAAATTATGAACACTCCCAAGCAAAGGACACCGAAAGCATGCAATTTGATCGTATGATGGAAAACCTTAGAGTTCAGGAGTCGGGATATGAG GATGGAAATTTTCAGTCCAGGACATCCGGTCTACCTCCGTTAGATCCTTCCCTGGGCGATCTGGATATTAGCACATTGCAG GCCATAAAGGATGAAGATCTTGAAGAGCTTAGGGAATTGGGTTCAGGTACCTTTGGGACTGTGTATCATGGAAAATGGAGGGGAACAGACGTTGCGATTAAGAGAATAAAGAAGAGTTGCTTTACCGGAAGATCATCAGAACAAGAGAGATTG ACTGTTGAATTCTGGCGAGAAGCCGATATTCTTTCAAAGCTTCACCATCCAAATGTTGTAGCGTTTTATGGTGTAGTGCAAGATGGACCAGGGGCCACGTTAGCTACTGTAACCGAGTTCATGGTTGATGGTTCTCTAAGGCATGTTTTACTTCGAAAAGATAG GTATCTTGATCGCCGCAAGCGTCTTATAATCGCTATGGATGCAGCATTTGGAATGGAATATTTACACTCAAAGAATATTGTCCATTTCGATTTGAAGTGTGACAACTTGCTTGTGAACTTGAAAGATCCTTTAAGGCCAATTTGCAAG GTTGGTGATTTTGGGCTTTCAAAAATAAAACGAAATACATTGGTTTCTGGCGGTGTTCGTGGAACATTACCATGGATGGCCCCAGAGTTGCTGAATGGCAGCAGCAACAAGGTTTCTGAGAAG GTTGATGTCTTTTCCTTTGGTATTGTTTTGTGGGAGATTCTCACCAGTGAGGAGCCCTATGCCAACATGCATTATGGTGCAATTATCGGTAtgtctttatctttttctttccaTACACACAAGGTGCATTGTTCTTCATGGTTTTTATCTATTGAATCATTTGCGAAAATTATTGTTTACACACACACAGGAGGTATAGTGAATAATACATTGAGGCCGACGATTCCAAGTTACTGTGATGCGGAATGGAGAACGCTGATGGAGGAGTGCTGGGCACCTAATCCTATGGTGAGGCCATCCTTCACAGAAATCGCATGTCGCTTACGCGAAATGTCTACAGCTGCAGCTAGCCAAGCCAAAGCACAAGCTCAGAAGCCACCTAAATAA
- the LOC115710028 gene encoding aspartic proteinase 36, which produces MANTRMNNSQLRLLLVTVTIVTLLHTTATTTMHDLHYSSSMMTLKRAFPPNHLIELRQLRARDELRHGRKLQDTNNSVINFPVGGTFNPSQVGLYYAEIKLGSPPQKYHVQIDTGSDVLWLYGFPCIGCPLFTSLNIELNSYDPKSSNTSSSILCSNQMCKDGVGVEESLCSFHSNRCIYTFTYGDGSTTTGFYVSDLLSFDTIDGSSHTNSSASVVFGCSKIASGELSRTESAVDGIFGLGQNKLSVISQLSSQGISPKIFSHCLKGDDNGGGTLLFGDVQHPNMVYTPIVPSKLHYNINLVNISVNGKELMGIDSKEYSLLSTTNDTVVDSGTTLAYLPKHLYKSFIMAVDEVALNNASLAHTYEYHCYSVDSSMINSTFPEVIFNFSGGASLVLKPKDYLLQQNSTDGDKLWCMGFMENKDTTILGDLVLKDKLVVYDLANQRIGWTDYNCSLPVNVSTNSSELVKEEAPNSNNTFKKEPSKIIILITILIITFLYI; this is translated from the exons ATGGCGAATACAAGAATGAATAATTCTCAACTAAGGTTACTTTTAGTTACCGTTACCATCGTGACACTACTACACACAACGGCGACAACAACTATGCATGATTTGCATTATTCTTCAAGTATGATGACATTAAAAAGGGCTTTTCCACcaaatcatttaattgaactgaGACAACTCAGAGCTCGTGACGAGCTCAGACATGGTAGAAAGTTACAAGACACTAATAATAGTGTCATTAACTTTCCAGTTGGAGGAACATTCAACCCAAGCCAAGTAGG GCTTTATTATGCAGAAATAAAATTGGGTTCTCCTCCACAAAAATACCATGTGCAAATTGACACAGGAAGTGATGTTCTTTGGCTCTACGGTTTTCCATGTATTGGTTGCCCACTATTTACAAGCTTAAAT ATTGAGTTGAATTCTTATGATCCAAAGAGTTCGAATACATCTTCATCGATATTATGTTCAAACCAAATGTGTAAAGATGGAGTTGGAGTAGAAGAATCTCTTTGTTCTTTCCACTCTAATCGATGTATTTACACGTTCACTTATGGAGATGGAAGCACAACGACAGGGTTTTATGTTTCAGATTTGTTGTCGTTTGACACAATCGATGGTTCTTCTCATACTAACTCttctgcctctgttgtctttgG GTGTAGCAAGATTGCAAGTGGAGAATTGAGCAGAACAGAAAGTGCAGTAGATGGGATTTTTGGGTTAGGTCAAAATAAATTGTCAGTGATTTCTCAACTATCCTCACAAGGAATTTCACCAAAGATTTTTTCACATTGTTTGAAAGGAGATGATAATGGTGGTGGTACATTACTTTTTGGTGATGTTCAACATCCAAATATGGTTTATACTCCAATTGTTCCATCAAA gCTTCATTATAACATAAACCTTGTGAATATATCTGTTAATGGAAAAGAATTAATGGGCATTGATTCAAAAGAGTATTCATTATTATCAACCACTAATGACACAGTAGTTGATTCTGGAACAACTCTTGCTTATCTTCCAAAACATCTTTACAAGTCTTTTATCATGGCT GTTGATGAAGTTGCTTTAAATAATGCAAGTTTAGCTCATACATATGAATATCATTGTTATTCTGTTGATTCCag CATGATAAATAGTACATTTCCAGAAGTGATTTTCAACTTTTCTGGTGGTGCATCTCTAGTTCTTAAACCTAAAGACTATCTCTTACAACAAAATTCAACT GATGGTGATAAATTATGGTGCATGGGATTTATGGAGAATAAGGATACAACAATACTAGGAG ATCTTGTTCTAAAAGACAAACTTGTGGTCTATGATTTGGCTAATCAAAGAATAGGATGGACTGATTATAATT GTTCATTGCCAGTTAATGTTTCAACAAATAGTAGTGAATTAGTGAAAGAAGAGGCCCCAAACAGCAATAATACATTTAAGAAGGAGccttcaaaaattattatactAATAACCATACTTATAATTACTTTTTTGTACATATag